From Streptomonospora salina, the proteins below share one genomic window:
- a CDS encoding ATP-grasp domain-containing protein, with protein MSAVEGSGPTTVVVTTAGAPQTPDTIRNLQRQGYRVVATDVDPAAPGLYLADRCHLVPPGTSGAYLPAIRGICLREGAAALVPLVDEELGTVARLAEDGIAVLLPHPEFVATCLDKYALMRRLADAGLPVPRTRKAAEWTGPPADPLVVKPRSGRGSRGVVRLGSADRLGALLAGTEGPADALIAQEAVTGTEFTVSVVAWRDGGVQAVVPKQVVLKRGVTKYAVTRRHERIADVCRAVQRELRADGPFNVQLALDAAGEPRIFEINPRFSSTAALTRAAGVDEVGGLLRQATAGGPQLADDWREGVVLVRRWADEFVDEADFAGAGLDPAAASPAEPALGVGP; from the coding sequence GTGTCCGCTGTAGAAGGTTCCGGCCCGACCACCGTCGTCGTCACCACCGCAGGCGCACCCCAGACCCCCGACACCATCCGGAATCTCCAGCGACAGGGCTACCGCGTGGTGGCCACCGACGTCGATCCCGCCGCACCCGGCCTGTACCTGGCCGACCGGTGCCACCTCGTCCCGCCGGGAACGAGCGGGGCCTACCTTCCCGCGATCCGCGGCATCTGCCTGCGCGAGGGCGCAGCCGCCCTGGTTCCGCTGGTCGACGAGGAGCTGGGCACGGTCGCGCGGCTGGCCGAGGACGGCATCGCGGTCCTGCTGCCCCACCCGGAGTTCGTGGCGACCTGCCTGGACAAGTACGCGCTGATGCGGCGCCTGGCCGACGCGGGGCTGCCGGTTCCGCGTACCCGGAAGGCGGCCGAATGGACCGGCCCGCCGGCGGACCCCCTCGTCGTCAAGCCCCGCTCGGGGCGCGGGAGCCGCGGCGTGGTGCGGCTGGGCTCGGCCGACCGGCTGGGGGCGCTGCTGGCCGGGACCGAGGGGCCCGCCGACGCCCTCATCGCCCAGGAGGCGGTCACCGGTACCGAGTTCACCGTTTCGGTGGTGGCCTGGCGCGACGGCGGGGTACAGGCGGTCGTGCCCAAGCAGGTCGTGCTCAAGCGCGGTGTCACCAAGTACGCGGTGACGCGCCGCCACGAGCGCATCGCCGACGTGTGCCGCGCCGTGCAGCGGGAGCTGCGCGCGGACGGGCCGTTCAACGTACAGCTGGCCCTGGACGCCGCGGGCGAACCGCGCATCTTCGAGATCAACCCGCGCTTCTCCTCCACGGCCGCGCTGACCCGGGCCGCCGGGGTCGACGAAGTCGGCGGCCTGCTGCGCCAGGCCACCGCCGGCGGGCCGCAGCTGGCCGACGACTGGCGCGAGGGAGTGGTCCTGGTACGCCGGTGGGCCGACGAGTTCGTCGACGAAGCGGACTTCGCCGGGGCGGGCCTCGACCCGGCCGCGGCCTCGCCGGCGGAGCCGGCCCTGGGGGTGGGGCCGTGA
- a CDS encoding HAD family hydrolase: protein MDPDGIDVVVFDYGDVLSLNPPQEDRRRMERLAGVPADDLWSAYWQERRAYDGGITAAEYWTRVAARAGAEWDTATLHGLWALDVGSWLHVREGTARVLGTLGRRGVRTALLSNAPTDIAGALRTAPVMAGFDALYFSAELGVCKPDPAIYEHVLGEMGTAAGRTAFVDDREENVLAAKRLGLTTHHYTGDDGLVSFLAEHGLIDTPGRTAAAG from the coding sequence ATGGACCCCGACGGCATCGACGTGGTCGTCTTCGACTACGGCGACGTCCTCTCCCTGAACCCGCCGCAGGAGGACCGGAGGAGGATGGAGCGGCTGGCCGGAGTGCCGGCCGACGACCTGTGGTCGGCCTACTGGCAGGAGCGCCGCGCCTACGACGGCGGGATCACCGCGGCGGAGTACTGGACCCGGGTCGCCGCACGCGCGGGCGCCGAGTGGGACACCGCCACGCTCCACGGGCTGTGGGCGCTGGACGTCGGCTCGTGGCTGCACGTCCGCGAGGGCACCGCGCGCGTACTGGGGACGCTGGGGCGGCGCGGAGTGCGCACGGCGCTGCTGTCCAACGCGCCGACGGACATCGCCGGCGCACTGCGCACAGCGCCGGTGATGGCGGGATTCGACGCGCTGTACTTCAGCGCCGAGCTGGGCGTGTGCAAACCCGACCCGGCGATCTACGAGCACGTGCTGGGCGAGATGGGCACCGCCGCCGGGCGCACCGCCTTCGTCGACGACCGCGAGGAGAACGTGCTCGCGGCCAAGCGCCTGGGACTCACGACCCACCACTACACCGGGGACGACGGGCTGGTGTCCTTCCTGGCCGAGCACGGCCTGATCGACACGCCGGGCCGGACCGCGGCGGCCGGCTGA
- a CDS encoding YbhB/YbcL family Raf kinase inhibitor-like protein, giving the protein MAQPPSPYEFLPSVPSFSVASDDVADGATLPTPQVSGIMGAGGGDVSPHLSWSGFPEGTRSFAVTCFDPDAPTASGFWHWAVCDIPAGTTELASGAGDESGSGLPAGALTLRTDAGARRYIGAAPPAGHGPHRYMFAVHAVDVESLGIDETASPAFLGFNLFFHSIGRAIVAPVYEIA; this is encoded by the coding sequence GTGGCACAGCCGCCTTCTCCCTACGAATTCCTGCCTTCCGTTCCGTCGTTCAGCGTGGCCAGCGACGACGTCGCCGACGGCGCGACCCTGCCCACGCCCCAGGTCAGCGGCATCATGGGAGCCGGAGGCGGGGACGTTTCGCCGCACCTGTCCTGGAGCGGTTTCCCCGAGGGCACCCGCAGCTTCGCGGTCACCTGCTTCGATCCCGACGCGCCCACGGCCAGCGGTTTCTGGCACTGGGCGGTGTGCGACATCCCCGCGGGCACCACCGAGCTGGCCTCCGGGGCCGGCGACGAATCCGGATCGGGCCTGCCCGCAGGCGCCCTGACACTGCGTACCGACGCCGGCGCGCGGCGCTACATCGGTGCGGCGCCTCCCGCGGGGCACGGCCCGCACCGCTACATGTTCGCCGTGCACGCGGTGGACGTGGAGTCGCTGGGCATCGACGAGACCGCGTCGCCGGCGTTCCTGGGCTTCAACCTGTTCTTCCACTCGATCGGGCGCGCGATCGTCGCACCCGTCTACGAGATCGCCTGA
- a CDS encoding PIG-L deacetylase family protein, which translates to MPNGNRAGGRTAHTEGIDRALVVMAHPDDVDFGCAGTVALWTDAGVEVTYLMVTDGEAGGDDRALGAAETAALRRDEQRSAAAAVGVHDVRFLGYSDGRVLPTLDLRRDIARVVRRVRPQRVVVPSPERDWKRIAPSHPDHLATGEAGINAVYPDARNPHAHPELLAEEGLEPWKAPEVWLVRGPAPDRFSDVTDVFDRKLAALSCHASQIGDIEQLAEALRGGLAEQATGAGLDGGRLAEAFQHVDTR; encoded by the coding sequence ATGCCGAACGGGAACCGGGCCGGCGGCCGCACCGCGCACACCGAGGGGATCGACCGCGCGCTCGTCGTGATGGCCCACCCCGACGACGTCGACTTCGGCTGCGCCGGAACCGTCGCGCTGTGGACCGACGCGGGGGTCGAGGTGACCTACCTGATGGTGACCGACGGCGAGGCGGGCGGCGACGACCGGGCGCTCGGCGCCGCCGAGACGGCCGCGCTGCGCCGCGACGAGCAGCGCAGCGCCGCCGCGGCCGTAGGCGTGCACGACGTCCGCTTCCTGGGCTACTCCGACGGCCGGGTGCTGCCCACCCTGGATCTGCGCCGCGACATCGCCCGGGTCGTCCGCCGGGTCCGCCCCCAGCGCGTCGTCGTCCCCAGCCCCGAGCGCGACTGGAAGCGGATCGCGCCCAGCCACCCCGATCACCTGGCCACGGGCGAGGCCGGGATCAACGCGGTCTACCCCGACGCCCGCAACCCCCACGCCCACCCCGAACTGCTGGCCGAGGAAGGCCTGGAGCCGTGGAAGGCTCCCGAGGTGTGGCTGGTCCGCGGGCCCGCGCCGGACCGCTTCAGCGACGTCACCGACGTCTTCGACCGCAAGCTGGCCGCGCTGTCCTGCCACGCCAGCCAGATCGGCGACATCGAGCAGCTGGCCGAGGCCCTGCGGGGCGGGCTCGCCGAGCAGGCGACCGGCGCCGGCCTGGACGGAGGCCGACTGGCCGAAGCGTTCCAACACGTCGACACGCGTTAG
- a CDS encoding NAD(P)-dependent alcohol dehydrogenase, translating into MRAVQYMSVGDKPRVVDVDVPEPGPGQLLLKVTAAGVCHSDLAVMGWPAEGFPYELPMTLGHEAAGRVEAVGAGVSRIPVGEPVVVYGPWGCGVCRMCARGRENYCPHAAGLGVFPPGLGAPGALAEYVLVDSERHVVPIGDLDPVRTVPLTDAGLTPYHAIKRSLDRLVAGSVAVVIGVGGLGHIAVQLLRRLSAATVVALDVREESRELARRSGAQHALPSDGSALEAVEDLTRGLGAEAVFDFVGAAATTSLARSMVGRDGDLTLVGIGGGTVEVGFESVPFGSRTGITYWGSRSELIELIDLAREGALDVHVERYGIESGPEVYERMEAGLVKGRAVIVP; encoded by the coding sequence GTGCGCGCGGTCCAGTACATGAGCGTGGGTGACAAGCCCCGTGTGGTCGACGTCGACGTCCCCGAGCCCGGTCCCGGTCAGCTGCTGCTGAAGGTGACCGCGGCGGGGGTGTGCCACTCCGACCTCGCCGTGATGGGCTGGCCGGCCGAGGGGTTCCCCTACGAACTGCCGATGACGCTGGGCCACGAAGCCGCCGGCCGTGTCGAGGCCGTGGGCGCGGGCGTCTCGCGGATCCCGGTGGGCGAGCCGGTCGTGGTCTACGGGCCGTGGGGCTGCGGCGTGTGCCGGATGTGCGCCCGGGGCCGGGAGAACTACTGCCCGCACGCGGCCGGGTTGGGCGTCTTCCCGCCGGGTCTGGGCGCACCGGGGGCGCTGGCCGAGTACGTGCTGGTCGACTCCGAGCGCCACGTCGTGCCCATCGGCGACCTCGACCCGGTGCGGACGGTGCCGCTGACCGACGCCGGACTGACGCCGTACCACGCGATCAAGCGGTCGCTGGACCGGCTCGTCGCCGGCAGTGTCGCCGTGGTGATCGGCGTCGGCGGGCTCGGCCACATCGCGGTGCAGCTGCTGCGCCGGCTCAGCGCGGCGACGGTGGTGGCGCTGGACGTGCGCGAGGAGAGCCGGGAACTGGCGCGCCGAAGCGGCGCCCAGCACGCGCTGCCCTCCGACGGATCCGCACTGGAGGCGGTGGAGGACCTCACCCGCGGCCTCGGCGCCGAGGCCGTGTTCGACTTCGTCGGCGCAGCGGCCACCACCTCACTGGCCCGGAGCATGGTCGGCCGGGACGGCGACCTCACGCTCGTCGGTATCGGCGGCGGCACCGTCGAGGTGGGGTTCGAGTCGGTGCCGTTCGGTTCGCGGACCGGCATCACCTACTGGGGCAGCAGGTCCGAGCTGATCGAGCTGATCGACCTGGCTCGCGAAGGCGCGCTCGACGTCCACGTGGAACGCTACGGCATCGAGAGCGGCCCCGAGGTCTACGAGCGGATGGAAGCCGGACTCGTCAAGGGGCGTGCCGTGATCGTCCCCTGA
- a CDS encoding phospholipase D-like domain-containing protein: MPRKRSMVATVLLRTLLGFLGAQLLVVLGLTAVNQWRKRVRPLRADFPRTPPETLPVGASDVTVYTYGEDLYQAMLDAVRGARRRIMFESFIIKNDATGRRFKRELIAAAERGVDVYVVYDSFANLVVPSMFFRFPPGVHVLAYPLLRPGLLLLDISKGGRDHRKILTVDGEVGFVGGYNVGSVYATQWRDTHLRVSGPSVWELDNAFRDFWNMLRGEDQPVIPDTGTPEWSPALRAHRNVPEQLIYPIRGMYLEAIDRAREHLYITQAYFIPDNEILRALIDAARRGVDVRLLVPENSNHVVADWLSRGFYGELLRGGVKLYLYQHAMVHAKTATIDRRWTTIGTANVDRLSLTGNYEINIEVFDPDLAAHLERIFANDSTNARLLTLEEWSGRPLVAKLCEALLRPLRPLL; encoded by the coding sequence ATGCCGCGTAAGCGCTCCATGGTGGCCACCGTGCTCCTGCGCACGCTGCTGGGCTTCCTGGGTGCCCAGCTCCTCGTGGTCCTCGGCCTCACCGCCGTCAACCAGTGGCGCAAGCGGGTCCGGCCGCTGCGCGCGGACTTTCCGCGCACCCCTCCCGAGACGCTGCCGGTGGGCGCCAGCGACGTCACCGTCTACACCTACGGCGAGGACCTCTACCAGGCCATGCTCGACGCCGTCCGGGGCGCTCGCCGCCGGATCATGTTCGAGTCCTTCATCATCAAGAACGACGCGACCGGGCGCCGGTTCAAGCGGGAGCTGATCGCCGCGGCCGAGCGCGGCGTCGACGTCTACGTCGTCTACGACTCCTTCGCCAACCTCGTCGTGCCGAGCATGTTCTTCCGGTTCCCGCCCGGGGTGCACGTCCTGGCCTATCCGCTGCTGCGGCCGGGCCTGCTGCTGCTGGACATCAGCAAGGGCGGGCGCGACCACCGCAAGATCCTCACCGTCGACGGCGAGGTCGGCTTCGTCGGCGGCTACAACGTCGGTTCGGTCTATGCCACCCAGTGGCGCGACACGCACCTGCGGGTGTCCGGGCCGTCGGTGTGGGAGCTGGACAACGCGTTCCGCGACTTCTGGAACATGCTCCGCGGCGAGGACCAGCCGGTCATCCCCGACACCGGGACCCCGGAGTGGTCGCCGGCCCTGCGTGCCCACCGCAACGTCCCCGAGCAGCTGATCTACCCGATCCGCGGGATGTACCTGGAGGCCATCGACCGGGCGCGCGAGCACCTCTACATCACCCAGGCCTACTTCATCCCCGACAACGAGATCCTCAGGGCCCTGATCGACGCGGCCCGGCGCGGTGTGGACGTGCGCCTGCTGGTGCCGGAGAACTCCAACCACGTCGTCGCCGACTGGCTCTCCCGCGGCTTCTACGGCGAGCTGCTGCGCGGCGGCGTGAAGCTGTACCTGTACCAGCACGCGATGGTGCACGCCAAGACCGCCACCATCGACCGCCGCTGGACGACGATCGGCACCGCCAACGTCGACCGGCTCAGTCTCACCGGCAACTACGAGATCAACATCGAGGTCTTCGACCCCGACCTGGCCGCCCACCTGGAGCGGATCTTCGCCAACGACTCCACCAACGCCCGGCTGCTCACCCTGGAGGAGTGGTCCGGCCGGCCGCTGGTCGCCAAGCTGTGCGAGGCGCTGCTGCGGCCGCTGCGCCCGCTGCTGTGA
- a CDS encoding sensor histidine kinase encodes MGLRGVAATRAARELLRPLSGRPTLRTAGADLLIWAALCLPLLLELAAVAGGSSAAALESPAAAAAASTALAAVVALSRPYPLAAAVLAITLSETWTTSFTFAVAGLCYLLGRRDPRAWPAGAAVLVGIAALATWLAMAPHLLIGVPGMVITYVFTIVLPWMVGSYRRLRENLDEAGWERARRLEREQRIAQDEARLRERSRIAQDMHDSLGHELSLIALRAGALELASDIPERHRTSAAELRESATTATERLREIVGVLRESGGDAPTEPAGEGIAELVERARGSGVDVALERSGIWEGVAPMVDRAAHRVVQEGLTNATKHAPGAPVRVRLERSAEEVVATVANRTPREPAVPRSADSPGGGRGLVGLAERVRLAGGTLETDERDGGFEVVARFPAEGRPAAASDETPPDEPGPAAADDHRRAARRSLRRRTAAMVAAGAVLVAVGVAFAVGSTYLRMASATLEPADYEALPVGAPTGQVEQRLPVQQYAPAAGADSSAAAERYDCRYYRSDEDFPNGEYTAYRLCFGGGELVSKDVLDAPGGTGTGE; translated from the coding sequence ATGGGACTGCGGGGGGTGGCCGCTACGCGTGCGGCACGGGAGCTGCTGCGGCCGCTGAGCGGCCGGCCCACACTGCGCACCGCCGGGGCGGACCTGCTGATCTGGGCCGCGCTGTGCCTGCCGCTGCTACTGGAGTTGGCCGCCGTCGCCGGGGGGTCCTCGGCCGCCGCCCTGGAATCGCCGGCCGCGGCTGCGGCGGCGAGCACGGCGCTGGCCGCAGTGGTGGCTCTCAGCCGTCCCTACCCCCTGGCCGCAGCGGTGCTGGCGATCACGCTTTCGGAAACGTGGACGACGAGCTTCACCTTCGCCGTAGCGGGGCTGTGCTACCTGCTGGGGCGGCGCGACCCCCGCGCATGGCCGGCCGGGGCGGCCGTCCTCGTCGGTATCGCCGCGCTCGCCACGTGGCTGGCCATGGCCCCGCACCTGCTGATCGGGGTTCCGGGGATGGTGATCACCTACGTGTTCACCATCGTGCTGCCGTGGATGGTCGGCAGTTACCGGCGCCTACGCGAGAACCTCGACGAGGCGGGATGGGAGCGGGCCCGCCGGCTCGAACGCGAACAGCGCATCGCCCAGGACGAGGCACGGCTGCGCGAGCGCTCGCGCATCGCCCAGGACATGCACGACTCGCTGGGACACGAGCTGAGCCTGATCGCGCTGCGCGCCGGCGCGCTGGAATTGGCTTCCGACATACCCGAGCGCCACCGCACCTCGGCGGCGGAGCTGCGCGAAAGCGCCACGACGGCCACCGAACGGCTGCGCGAGATCGTCGGCGTCCTGCGCGAGTCCGGGGGCGACGCGCCCACGGAGCCCGCCGGAGAGGGGATCGCCGAACTCGTCGAGCGCGCACGCGGCTCCGGCGTCGACGTGGCCCTGGAGCGCTCCGGAATCTGGGAGGGCGTCGCCCCGATGGTCGACCGGGCCGCCCACCGGGTCGTCCAGGAAGGGCTGACCAACGCCACCAAGCACGCACCGGGCGCGCCGGTGCGGGTCCGGCTGGAGCGTTCCGCCGAGGAGGTCGTGGCCACGGTCGCCAACCGGACGCCGAGGGAACCCGCGGTGCCGCGTTCGGCGGATTCCCCCGGCGGCGGGCGCGGACTCGTCGGCTTGGCCGAACGCGTCCGGCTGGCCGGCGGAACGCTGGAGACCGACGAACGCGACGGCGGGTTCGAGGTCGTCGCGCGCTTCCCCGCCGAGGGCAGGCCCGCCGCCGCGTCCGACGAAACGCCCCCGGACGAGCCCGGGCCCGCCGCGGCCGACGACCATCGCCGCGCGGCCCGGCGCAGCCTGCGCCGGCGCACGGCCGCGATGGTCGCGGCCGGCGCGGTCCTGGTGGCGGTGGGCGTCGCCTTCGCCGTGGGCAGCACGTACCTGCGCATGGCGTCGGCGACGCTCGAACCCGCCGACTATGAGGCGCTGCCCGTGGGCGCGCCTACCGGGCAGGTCGAACAGCGGCTGCCCGTTCAGCAGTACGCTCCGGCCGCCGGCGCCGACTCCAGCGCGGCGGCCGAGCGCTACGACTGCCGCTACTACCGCTCCGACGAGGACTTCCCCAACGGGGAGTACACCGCCTACCGGCTGTGCTTCGGCGGGGGCGAGCTGGTGTCCAAGGACGTGCTGGACGCCCCGGGCGGCACCGGAACCGGCGAGTGA
- a CDS encoding response regulator transcription factor, translating into MIRVLLADDEAMIRAGVRAILDTDGGIEVVAEAADGREAIELTAAHRPDVALVDIRMPRLDGLSAAAEIRREVPSAAVLILTTFDEDAYISRALSEGAAGFLLKASDPRELVQGVRAVADGAAYLSPRVARHVIDELGGGGRMGRGAEARARTAELTERERDVLALVGSGLSNAEIAGRLYLVEGTVKSYVSAILNRLGMRNRVQAAILAYEAGLVESDVP; encoded by the coding sequence ATGATCCGGGTGCTGCTGGCCGACGACGAAGCGATGATCCGGGCGGGCGTGCGGGCCATCCTGGACACCGACGGCGGGATCGAGGTCGTCGCCGAAGCCGCCGACGGCCGCGAAGCGATCGAGCTGACCGCCGCGCACCGCCCCGACGTGGCGCTCGTCGACATCCGCATGCCCCGCCTCGACGGCCTCAGCGCAGCTGCGGAGATCCGGCGGGAGGTCCCCTCCGCCGCCGTCCTCATCCTGACCACCTTCGACGAGGACGCCTACATCTCCCGCGCGCTGAGCGAGGGCGCGGCCGGATTCCTGCTCAAGGCGAGCGATCCGCGCGAGCTGGTGCAGGGGGTGCGCGCGGTCGCCGACGGCGCCGCCTACCTGTCGCCGCGGGTGGCCCGCCACGTCATCGACGAACTCGGCGGCGGCGGGCGGATGGGCCGCGGCGCCGAGGCCCGCGCCCGTACCGCCGAGCTGACCGAGCGCGAACGCGACGTGCTCGCGCTGGTGGGATCCGGGCTGTCCAACGCCGAGATCGCCGGCCGGCTGTACCTGGTGGAGGGCACGGTCAAGAGCTACGTCAGCGCGATCCTGAACCGGCTGGGCATGCGCAACCGCGTCCAGGCGGCGATCCTCGCCTACGAGGCGGGCCTGGTCGAGTCCGACGTCCCGTGA
- a CDS encoding ABC transporter permease subunit yields the protein MAATAQTRGTAPHQASGGGLPGAVAAEWTKLWGLRSTWLCLAVAVLATAGTAVLAAVELRYSDNTDTPAANSLVVAATLLSQFAVVAVAALSVTGEYATGAMRTTLSTVPRRGRMVLAKVAVLAVATFAAGCAAGAVVIATTAAMFGDAVIYETAPVLHGVVGVGGYMAGLALFTLGLGLLLRSTAGAITTVVGVVLALPMISQMISNDTLDAIVEHMPARAGTTLMAGTGDPYSGGVAALLLAGWAAVSLVLGFAALARRDT from the coding sequence ATGGCAGCGACAGCACAGACGCGCGGCACCGCGCCGCACCAGGCCTCGGGCGGCGGGCTTCCCGGCGCCGTCGCGGCGGAGTGGACCAAGCTGTGGGGCCTGCGCTCCACCTGGCTGTGCCTGGCGGTGGCGGTGCTGGCCACGGCGGGAACGGCGGTGCTCGCGGCGGTGGAGCTGCGGTACAGCGACAACACCGACACTCCGGCCGCCAACTCGCTGGTGGTCGCGGCCACACTGCTGAGCCAGTTCGCGGTGGTGGCGGTGGCCGCGCTGTCGGTGACCGGCGAGTACGCCACCGGCGCGATGCGCACGACGCTGTCGACGGTACCGCGGCGCGGCCGCATGGTGCTCGCCAAGGTCGCGGTCCTGGCCGTCGCGACGTTCGCGGCCGGGTGCGCGGCGGGCGCGGTGGTGATCGCGACGACCGCGGCGATGTTCGGCGACGCGGTGATCTACGAGACGGCGCCGGTGCTGCACGGCGTCGTGGGCGTTGGCGGCTACATGGCGGGCCTGGCGCTGTTCACGCTGGGCCTGGGACTGCTGCTGCGCAGCACGGCGGGCGCGATCACCACCGTCGTCGGGGTGGTGCTGGCGCTGCCGATGATCAGCCAGATGATCAGCAACGACACGCTCGACGCGATCGTGGAGCACATGCCCGCGAGGGCCGGCACGACGCTGATGGCCGGCACCGGCGATCCCTACAGCGGGGGCGTGGCCGCGCTGCTGCTGGCCGGCTGGGCGGCCGTGTCGCTGGTGCTCGGCTTCGCGGCGCTGGCCCGGCGCGACACCTGA
- a CDS encoding ABC transporter ATP-binding protein, whose protein sequence is MISLRDLTKRYGDKVVVDRLSVELAPGKVTGFLGPNGAGKSTTMRMVLGLDRPTAGRALVDGKPYAELSHPMRRVGALLDAKAVHPGHTARTHLTAMARSNGVPLRRVDEVLETVGLTEVAGHRAGKFSLGMGQRLGIAGALLGDPEILMFDEPVNGLDPDGVRWIRGLMRSLAAEGRTVFVSSHLMSEMQDTADQLVVIGKGRLIADAPVADVIEGSSLTAVRVRTPQAAELEQQLLVAGMCVEDRGGDELIVSGGALDRVGGVAHQAGVRINELSQREASLEQAYMELTASSVEFGTPSQADGPPADGMDEKERV, encoded by the coding sequence GTGATCAGCCTGCGCGACCTGACGAAGCGGTACGGGGACAAGGTCGTCGTCGACCGGCTCTCCGTCGAGCTGGCACCCGGGAAGGTCACCGGGTTCCTGGGCCCCAACGGCGCCGGTAAGTCGACGACCATGCGAATGGTGCTGGGGCTGGACCGCCCCACCGCCGGCCGCGCCCTGGTCGACGGCAAACCCTACGCCGAGTTGAGCCACCCCATGCGGCGGGTCGGCGCGCTGCTGGACGCCAAGGCGGTGCACCCCGGCCATACGGCCCGCACCCACCTCACGGCGATGGCGCGCAGCAACGGGGTGCCGCTGCGGCGCGTCGACGAGGTGCTGGAGACCGTCGGGCTGACCGAGGTCGCCGGCCACCGCGCCGGGAAGTTCTCCCTGGGGATGGGCCAGCGCCTGGGGATCGCCGGTGCCCTGCTGGGGGATCCGGAGATCCTGATGTTCGACGAACCGGTCAACGGGCTCGACCCCGACGGCGTGCGGTGGATCCGCGGGCTGATGCGCTCGCTGGCCGCGGAAGGCCGCACGGTGTTCGTGTCCAGCCACCTGATGAGCGAGATGCAGGACACCGCCGACCAGCTCGTGGTCATCGGCAAGGGGCGGCTCATCGCCGACGCACCCGTGGCCGACGTCATCGAGGGCAGCTCGCTGACGGCGGTGCGGGTGCGCACGCCCCAGGCCGCCGAGCTGGAGCAGCAGCTGCTGGTCGCGGGGATGTGCGTGGAGGACCGCGGCGGCGACGAGCTGATCGTGAGCGGCGGGGCTCTGGACCGGGTCGGCGGCGTGGCCCATCAGGCGGGTGTGCGGATCAACGAGCTCAGCCAGCGCGAGGCGTCGCTGGAGCAGGCCTACATGGAGCTGACGGCCTCCAGCGTGGAGTTCGGGACGCCTTCGCAGGCGGACGGCCCCCCGGCGGATGGCATGGACGAGAAGGAGCGGGTGTGA
- a CDS encoding type IV toxin-antitoxin system AbiEi family antitoxin domain-containing protein, with the protein MDWESSFYDLSVAAARQLGLVTRAQAERAGVEAAALDRFEETGMLWELDWSVYQLASSPTDPTPAYSYAAWLAVEPDRFASERPAEAHKGAVLSHESAARLFGLGPVSVAGFDITAPEPVEAPRAVRVHHAALAEHETAVRAGVPATAPQRTVVDLLRSGTGHDEVAAVLGDALRRDLVDLAGLHIELVPFADTCGFPAEGARFAEHFQLDRLAARSELSSRNVRALAELQAPARVTRLTASLRRLGEGGGDGADIAAVSTDPRLLRGIAAEIVGRSGTGA; encoded by the coding sequence ATGGATTGGGAATCATCGTTCTACGACCTGTCGGTCGCCGCAGCTCGGCAGCTGGGCCTCGTCACGCGGGCGCAGGCGGAGCGCGCCGGAGTGGAGGCGGCCGCCCTCGACCGCTTCGAGGAGACCGGAATGCTCTGGGAGCTCGACTGGTCCGTGTACCAGCTGGCGAGCAGCCCGACCGATCCGACCCCGGCCTACTCCTACGCAGCCTGGCTCGCCGTCGAGCCCGACCGGTTCGCCTCGGAGCGCCCTGCCGAGGCGCACAAGGGCGCCGTCCTCTCCCACGAGTCCGCGGCGCGGTTGTTCGGCCTGGGGCCGGTCTCGGTCGCGGGCTTCGACATCACCGCACCCGAACCCGTCGAGGCACCGCGCGCGGTGCGCGTCCACCACGCCGCCCTCGCCGAGCACGAGACCGCCGTCCGCGCCGGCGTGCCCGCCACTGCGCCGCAGCGCACCGTCGTCGATCTCCTGCGCAGCGGGACCGGCCACGACGAGGTCGCAGCGGTGCTCGGCGACGCCCTCCGCCGCGACCTCGTCGACCTCGCCGGGCTGCATATCGAGCTCGTCCCCTTCGCCGACACCTGCGGCTTCCCGGCCGAGGGCGCCCGGTTCGCCGAGCACTTCCAGCTTGACCGCCTCGCCGCCCGCTCGGAGCTGTCTTCCCGCAACGTCCGCGCGCTCGCGGAGCTGCAGGCTCCGGCGCGCGTCACCCGGCTGACCGCCTCGCTGCGGCGGCTCGGCGAGGGCGGCGGCGACGGCGCCGACATCGCCGCCGTCAGCACCGACCCCCGACTGCTCCGGGGGATCGCGGCCGAGATCGTCGGGAGGAGCGGAACCGGTGCCTGA